In Vibrio hippocampi, a single genomic region encodes these proteins:
- a CDS encoding MSHA biogenesis protein MshK, whose product MARYSLFLMLLISGQGLASQDPTAPLGWQQPEKQVSKPKKAVTHPVPKLQSIVCEQSQTCSAVLSGKVVTKGSTVQGYKVTEINDEFVFLQRANKQWKLGLFSMDVKY is encoded by the coding sequence GTGGCTAGATACAGTTTATTTCTGATGTTACTCATATCGGGGCAAGGCTTGGCGTCGCAAGACCCTACGGCTCCGTTGGGATGGCAACAGCCGGAAAAGCAAGTGAGCAAACCCAAGAAGGCAGTGACTCACCCAGTTCCTAAACTACAAAGTATTGTATGTGAGCAGTCACAAACCTGCTCAGCAGTGCTCAGCGGTAAAGTTGTCACCAAAGGCTCGACCGTTCAAGGATATAAAGTGACAGAAATTAATGACGAATTTGTTTTTCTGCAGCGTGCTAACAAGCAGTGGAAGCTAGGTTTGTTCTCTATGGATGTGAAATATTAA
- a CDS encoding type 4a pilus biogenesis protein PilO — protein sequence MKQQWQTYRTKFSATSVREKWLISLCGLVVIIASLFIGLLEPEILNKQALDKRLQTTKNANLELEGQLLLLRSQLVKDPNQAVEKEYADLIEQSQALSSQLSGIVDNLISPSQMAGLLEQVLSQTEGLKLVALESLPPEPITGTSIASEYSGYFVHPVKIELVGGYFAIADYLAKLENMPVKYYWRSFDYSVEAYPQARLTLEIYTLGTRKEFIGG from the coding sequence TTAGCTTATGTGGTTTAGTGGTGATTATCGCGAGCCTTTTTATCGGTCTATTAGAACCCGAAATACTAAATAAGCAGGCGTTAGATAAACGTCTACAAACGACAAAAAATGCAAACCTAGAGCTAGAAGGGCAACTTTTACTGCTGCGTAGTCAACTGGTTAAAGATCCCAATCAAGCGGTAGAGAAAGAGTACGCGGATTTGATTGAGCAGAGCCAAGCACTCTCTAGCCAGTTATCTGGTATTGTTGATAACCTTATTTCGCCGTCACAGATGGCTGGGTTATTGGAGCAGGTGCTGTCGCAAACTGAGGGACTTAAGTTGGTGGCGTTGGAGTCGCTTCCACCCGAGCCTATCACTGGGACATCCATTGCGAGTGAGTACTCAGGTTATTTTGTTCATCCGGTAAAGATTGAGTTAGTGGGTGGTTACTTTGCGATTGCAGACTATCTAGCGAAGCTAGAAAACATGCCAGTAAAGTATTATTGGCGCAGTTTTGACTACAGTGTGGAAGCGTACCCGCAGGCACGATTAACGTTAGAAATATATACATTAGGGACGCGTAAGGAATTTATTGGTGGCTAG